A section of the Oncorhynchus gorbuscha isolate QuinsamMale2020 ecotype Even-year linkage group LG06, OgorEven_v1.0, whole genome shotgun sequence genome encodes:
- the LOC124038245 gene encoding elongation factor 1-alpha, somatic form-like, whose translation MGKEKLHINIVVIGHVDSGKSTTTGHLIYKCGGIDKRTIEKFEKEAAEMGKGSFKYAWVLDKLKAERERGITIDISLWKFETSRYYVTIIDAPGHRDFIKNMITGTSQADCAVLIVAAGVGEFEAGISKNGQTREHALLAYTLGVKQLIVGINKMDSTEPNYSQKRYEEIVKEVSTYIKKIGYSPDMVAFVPISGWNGDNMLEASPNMTWFKGWKITRKDGSSSGTTLLEALDAIQPPSRPTDKPLRLPLQDVYKIGGIGTVPVGRVETGMIKPGMVVTFAPVNVTTEVKSVEMHHEALTEAMPGDNVGFNVKNVSVKDIRRGNVAGDSKNDPPMEAAVFTAQVIILNHPGQISAGYAPVLDCHTAHIACKFAELKEKIDRRSGKKLEDNPKALKSGDAAIVDMVPGKPMCVESFSEYPPLGRFAVRDMRQTVAVGVIKGVEKKAPSTGKVTKSAQKAQKTK comes from the exons ATGGGCAAGGAAAAGCTTCACATCAACATTGTGGTGATCGGCCACGTGGACTCTGGAAAGTCCACCACCACTGGCCACCTGATCTACAAGTGCGGTGGCATTGACAAGAGGACCATCGAGAAGTTTGAGAAGGAGGCTGCTGAG ATGGGGAAGGGCTCCTTTAAGTATGCCTGGGTGCTGGACAAGCTGAAGGCAGAGAGGGAGCGTGGCATTACCATTGACATCTCACTGTGGAAGTTTGAGACCAGCAGGTACTACGTCACCATTATCGATGCTCCCGGACACAGGGACTTCATCAAGAACATGATTACTGGAACCTCCCAG GCAGATTGTGCAGTGCTGATCGTGGCGGCTGGCGTGGGGGAATTCGAGGCGGGCATCTCAAAGAACGGGCAGACCCGCGAGCACGCCCTCCTAGCCTACACCCTGGGGGTCAAGCAGCTGATTGTGGGAATCAATAAGATGGACTCCACTGAGCCCAACTACAGCCAGAAGCGCTATGAGGAGATTGTGAAGGAAGTCAGCACCTACATCAAGAAGATTGGCTACAGCCCGGATATGGTAGCCTTTGTTCCTATCTCTGGCTGGAACGGAGACAACATGCTAGAGGCCAGTCCTAAC ATGACCTGGTTTAAGGGATGGAAGATCACCCGGAAGGATGGCAGTTCGTCCGGGACCACCCTGCTGGAAGCTCTGGATGCCATCCAGCCCCCGTCCCGCCCCACCGACAAGCCCCTCCGCCTGCCCCTTCAGGATGTCTACAAGATTGGAG GAATTGGCACAGTGCCCGTGGGGCGTGTGGAGACGGGTATGATCAAGCCAGGCATGGTGGTGACCTTTGCCCCTGTTAACGTGACAACCGAAGTGAAGTCTGTGGAGATGCACCACGAGGCTCTGACCGAAGCAATGCCCGGAGACAACGTGGGCTTCAACGTCAAGAACGTGTCCGTCAAAGATATTCGCCGTGGCAACGTGGCCGGAGACAGCAAGAACGACCCCCCAATGGAGGCAGCCGTCTTCACTGCTCAG GTGATCATCCTGAACCACCCAGGTCAGATCAGTGCTGGGTATGCCCCGGTGCTGGACTGCCACACCGCCCACATCGCTTGCAAGTTTGCTGAGCTCAAGGAGAAGATAGACCGTCGCTCAGGCAAGAAACTGGAGGACAATCCCAAGGCCCTGAAGTCTGGGGATGCCGCCATCGTGGATATGGTCCCGGGGAAGCCCATGTGTGTGGAGAGCTTCTCTGAGTACCCTCCACTGG GTCGTTTTGCAGTGCGTGACATGCGCCAGACAGTGGCAGTCGGGGTGATCAAGGGTGTGGAGAAGAAAGCTCCCTCCACTGGCAAGGTCACTAAGTCTGCCCAGAAGGCCCAGAAGACCAAATGA